One part of the Mariniflexile litorale genome encodes these proteins:
- a CDS encoding DUF4979 domain-containing protein has product MKKNKIILSVFTVLTIGFLSLMLSCVNNDELEVYQYPEPTLDGFSPSEGVSGTEITILGADFGTYKKAVSVFFNGVETPQEDILSVVDNQIVTKVPSGALSGEVVVKVWTHNKTLGTFNVLPSAVYDSMSPLFGMPAEELTITGENFGNDASKVTVTFKGGVEAEIVSVSNTEIKVIVPDGGITGVISVQIDIQSFETDSFAYPLVGLDFMFDVAGDNEGWLTTHNSTTEVSNGNINVTFDMSASNRRADFKLDGGAKVNVGGFPILAIKLNKPQSGNFILDTNFGSYKNGSNNWEGIINGDIYYYDLRNTFGSSNTLSLTDDTEFTTLQFKIADIITAETGYSVDWIRSFESIDALNEYTELPNGKFSFHFDAIPESDYWVANYNASNVVEDGKLKVTFDPAQFDTDKRRADLNFVEGGIFPGTSPNGKWHYSTEYPILAIKIAFTGTGAPTPETGSIKLDRFMGAPNNAYLLDFLADNVIYYDCSVDGGFTVSQDLASFTFKIADITSTGETGYELDWIQSFRTVVELQAYIASH; this is encoded by the coding sequence ATGAAAAAAAATAAAATAATTTTAAGTGTTTTTACAGTACTTACTATTGGCTTTTTGTCTCTAATGCTTAGCTGCGTAAATAATGATGAGTTAGAAGTGTACCAGTACCCAGAACCAACTTTAGATGGATTTAGCCCAAGTGAAGGAGTTTCGGGAACAGAGATAACCATATTGGGAGCCGATTTCGGAACGTATAAAAAGGCCGTTTCAGTATTTTTTAACGGAGTAGAAACTCCCCAAGAGGACATTTTGAGTGTTGTCGATAATCAAATAGTAACTAAAGTCCCGTCAGGGGCACTTTCTGGTGAAGTTGTTGTAAAGGTTTGGACACACAATAAAACGTTGGGAACATTTAATGTATTGCCGTCGGCAGTTTATGATAGTATGTCGCCTTTATTTGGTATGCCTGCAGAAGAATTGACTATTACTGGAGAGAACTTTGGTAATGATGCTTCAAAAGTTACAGTAACTTTTAAAGGAGGCGTAGAAGCTGAAATTGTATCGGTATCAAATACCGAAATAAAAGTGATTGTTCCCGATGGTGGTATTACTGGAGTAATTTCAGTGCAAATCGATATCCAAAGTTTTGAAACCGATAGTTTTGCTTACCCATTAGTAGGGCTAGATTTTATGTTTGACGTTGCTGGTGATAATGAAGGATGGCTTACTACACATAATTCCACGACAGAAGTTTCAAATGGTAATATAAATGTAACCTTCGATATGAGTGCGTCTAATAGACGAGCCGATTTTAAGTTAGACGGAGGAGCTAAAGTTAATGTAGGTGGATTCCCTATTTTAGCAATAAAATTAAATAAACCCCAGAGTGGTAATTTTATATTGGATACTAATTTTGGAAGCTACAAAAATGGTTCTAATAACTGGGAAGGCATTATAAATGGAGATATTTACTATTACGATTTAAGAAACACTTTTGGTTCGTCTAACACACTGTCTTTAACGGATGATACAGAGTTTACTACGCTTCAGTTTAAAATAGCTGATATCATAACAGCTGAAACAGGGTATTCGGTAGATTGGATTCGTTCTTTTGAAAGTATTGATGCTTTAAATGAATATACAGAATTGCCCAATGGAAAGTTTAGTTTCCATTTCGACGCTATTCCAGAATCGGATTACTGGGTTGCTAATTATAATGCTAGTAATGTGGTAGAAGATGGTAAGCTGAAAGTAACATTCGATCCAGCACAATTTGATACGGACAAAAGAAGAGCAGATCTAAATTTTGTTGAAGGTGGTATATTTCCAGGAACTTCACCTAATGGAAAATGGCATTATTCAACAGAGTATCCAATTCTTGCTATTAAAATTGCATTTACAGGTACGGGAGCACCAACACCCGAAACGGGAAGTATAAAGCTAGATCGTTTTATGGGGGCACCCAACAATGCTTATTTATTAGACTTTTTAGCAGATAATGTTATCTATTACGATTGTTCGGTTGACGGAGGCTTTACGGTTTCTCAAGATTTGGCTTCATTTACTTTTAAAATAGCAGATATAACCTCTACAGGAGAAACAGGCTATGAACTAGATTGGATTCAAAGTTTTAGAACAGTTGTAGAACTTCAAGCCTATATTGCAAGTCATTAA
- a CDS encoding DUF4979 domain-containing protein, producing the protein MSAQGGVNQVYTTFGDWFVDDKPNGTSAVSGGYLDVTMGDQGNGKYRADLKFQAGTNYTINKTTDNILAVKLIKKPKMMVLLIAKDH; encoded by the coding sequence ATTTCGGCCCAAGGTGGTGTCAACCAAGTTTATACAACTTTTGGGGATTGGTTTGTTGATGATAAACCAAATGGAACTAGTGCGGTCTCAGGTGGATATTTAGATGTTACTATGGGAGATCAAGGAAATGGTAAATATCGTGCAGATTTAAAATTTCAAGCGGGTACTAATTATACTATTAATAAAACGACAGATAATATACTAGCTGTAAAGCTTATAAAGAAGCCAAAGATGATGGTGCTTCTGATAGCGAAGGATCATTAA
- a CDS encoding DUF4861 family protein translates to MKKFSKVVLILNSIVVLSFFSSCKNKKEIRELTLVVVNNLDFARNEVVAIKSADISEVLKHSRQESIRIQNQTTKEYITTQWIDNDQDGVMDELLFQSEAPANASVKYVLVIDSLINAKETTAVTFSRLVPERTDDYTWENDKVAFRTYGPEAQRRIEQNEYGGTLSSGIDLWLKRVNYSIIDKWYAKNIETEGYYHIDHGEGYDPYHVGKSRGTGGIGIWENDSLYVSKNFIAYKTIARGPLRTVFELDYAPWSNYKIKETKRVTLDLGSNFSKFEIKLNSEEEAPNYTIGITKHDGKGEVKLNNQEGWFRHWEPIDDAFIGEGIVIDNSLVKESINHDSKTPDQSQVLIVTQPKENTLSYYVGFAWTKSGQVFNVEDWDKMLDKQSMIVKSPLVLSIVKTSK, encoded by the coding sequence ATGAAAAAATTCTCAAAGGTTGTTTTAATCCTCAATAGTATTGTTGTTCTTTCTTTTTTTTCAAGTTGTAAAAACAAAAAAGAAATAAGAGAACTTACCCTGGTAGTAGTAAATAATTTAGATTTTGCACGCAACGAAGTAGTCGCTATAAAGAGTGCAGATATTTCAGAGGTATTAAAGCATAGTCGTCAAGAGTCTATTAGAATACAAAATCAAACGACTAAGGAGTATATAACTACGCAGTGGATCGATAACGATCAAGATGGAGTTATGGATGAACTACTTTTTCAATCCGAAGCACCTGCCAATGCCTCTGTAAAATATGTGTTGGTTATTGATAGTCTTATTAATGCCAAGGAAACAACAGCAGTTACTTTTTCTAGATTGGTTCCGGAAAGGACAGACGATTATACATGGGAAAATGATAAAGTAGCTTTTAGAACTTATGGCCCAGAAGCGCAACGTAGAATTGAACAAAATGAATATGGGGGGACTTTATCTAGTGGTATAGATCTTTGGTTAAAACGTGTCAATTATTCTATTATAGATAAATGGTATGCTAAAAACATAGAAACCGAAGGGTATTATCACATCGATCATGGAGAAGGTTACGATCCTTATCATGTAGGGAAAAGCAGAGGTACTGGAGGTATTGGCATTTGGGAAAACGATAGCTTGTATGTTTCTAAAAATTTTATTGCTTATAAAACGATAGCAAGAGGGCCTTTAAGAACTGTTTTTGAACTGGATTATGCTCCCTGGAGTAATTATAAGATAAAAGAAACGAAAAGAGTTACGTTAGACTTGGGTAGTAACTTTTCAAAGTTTGAGATAAAGTTAAATTCAGAAGAAGAAGCTCCAAATTACACCATTGGAATAACAAAACACGATGGAAAAGGAGAGGTTAAATTGAATAATCAAGAAGGTTGGTTTAGGCATTGGGAACCAATAGACGATGCTTTTATAGGGGAAGGAATTGTGATAGATAATTCATTAGTAAAAGAATCAATAAATCATGATTCAAAAACACCCGATCAAAGTCAAGTATTGATAGTGACTCAACCGAAGGAAAATACACTTAGTTATTATGTTGGTTTTGCTTGGACTAAAAGTGGTCAAGTTTTTAATGTTGAAGATTGGGATAAAATGTTAGATAAACAAAGTATGATTGTGAAAAGTCCATTGGTTTTATCAATAGTAAAAACAAGTAAGTAA
- a CDS encoding glycoside hydrolase family 97 catalytic domain-containing protein, which yields MLKIIFKTPIIFFFIFFAVAANAMMLNTNTNVFEKPMAPPNLKDEVFNVQSPNGKLNYSFYQKATGDGTTQMYYKVSFNNQPVILESELGVLIENNLFESALAIENDLSKYWCENLELKSIDRDTVHDFWEPIYGERNVVKNHYNQLVLHFNKFGEKGKMETGENGTSYDKRRSYNMDVIVRVYNEGVAFRYYFPETSNGLFLHIEGEQTSYTLPEGTMAYYERWAQGPYSYLPLKNWPDESERPLTLDLKNGLHVALLEAQMIDYSRGKFKLSEAKPNTINLSMYDKVDVITPYATPWRVIMVAEKPGELLENNDIILNLNKPNQIKNTSWIKPGKVIRANLSTKEAKECVDFAAQRNLQYVHLDAGWYGSEMKMSSDATTISKEKDIDIQELVNYAASKNVGIFVYINQRALTDKLDEVFTQCRKWGIKGVKFGFVQIGSSRWSNWLHKAIEKAAEYHLLVDVHDEYRPTGFSRTYPNLMTQEGIRGNEEMPDATHNTILPFTRYLAGAGDYTICYYNNRIKTTHAHQLALSVVYYSPIQFMYWYDKPSFYQGEKEIAFFDNVKTVWEDTKILNGEIGKYIITARKSGDDWFVGGITNNDARDVVVYFDFLEARKQYKATLYYDDDKLNTRTNVGIQTLKLKRGKTMKLQLKPSGGFAIHIQEIE from the coding sequence ATGCTGAAAATTATTTTTAAGACTCCTATAATCTTCTTTTTTATCTTTTTTGCTGTAGCTGCGAATGCCATGATGTTAAATACAAACACGAATGTATTTGAAAAACCAATGGCTCCACCCAACCTTAAAGATGAAGTATTTAATGTTCAATCTCCAAATGGGAAATTAAATTACAGCTTTTATCAAAAAGCTACAGGAGATGGTACAACACAAATGTATTATAAAGTAAGTTTCAACAATCAACCTGTTATTTTAGAATCTGAATTAGGTGTTCTTATAGAAAATAATTTATTTGAATCTGCTTTAGCAATTGAGAATGATCTTAGTAAATATTGGTGTGAAAATTTAGAATTAAAGTCTATTGATAGGGATACTGTTCATGATTTTTGGGAGCCCATTTATGGAGAAAGAAACGTGGTAAAGAATCATTACAACCAATTAGTACTTCATTTTAATAAATTTGGAGAAAAAGGAAAAATGGAAACAGGTGAAAATGGAACGAGTTATGATAAAAGACGTAGTTATAATATGGATGTAATAGTTCGTGTTTATAATGAGGGCGTTGCTTTTCGTTACTATTTTCCAGAAACTTCTAACGGATTGTTTTTGCATATTGAAGGAGAGCAAACAAGCTATACGTTGCCAGAAGGAACCATGGCTTATTATGAAAGATGGGCTCAAGGACCATATAGTTATCTACCATTAAAAAATTGGCCAGACGAATCTGAACGCCCATTGACTTTAGATTTAAAAAACGGACTTCATGTAGCGCTTTTAGAAGCTCAAATGATTGATTACAGTAGAGGTAAGTTTAAATTAAGTGAAGCAAAACCTAATACAATCAATTTATCAATGTATGATAAAGTAGATGTCATAACACCTTATGCAACACCTTGGCGTGTTATTATGGTGGCAGAAAAACCAGGTGAATTATTAGAGAATAATGATATCATCTTAAATTTAAATAAACCAAATCAGATAAAAAACACTTCTTGGATAAAACCAGGGAAAGTAATAAGAGCTAATTTAAGTACTAAAGAAGCTAAAGAATGTGTTGATTTTGCAGCGCAACGGAATTTACAATATGTGCATTTAGACGCAGGGTGGTATGGGTCTGAAATGAAAATGAGTTCGGATGCTACGACTATATCTAAAGAAAAAGATATAGATATTCAAGAATTGGTAAATTATGCCGCTAGTAAAAATGTTGGTATTTTTGTATATATCAATCAACGAGCACTGACTGATAAATTAGATGAGGTATTTACCCAATGTAGAAAATGGGGTATTAAGGGGGTAAAGTTTGGGTTTGTACAAATAGGTTCTAGCCGTTGGTCTAATTGGTTGCATAAAGCTATAGAAAAAGCGGCTGAATATCATTTGCTAGTAGATGTTCATGATGAATACCGTCCTACAGGTTTTAGTAGAACCTATCCTAATTTAATGACCCAAGAAGGCATTCGTGGTAACGAAGAAATGCCAGATGCTACACACAATACCATTTTACCTTTTACACGTTATTTGGCGGGTGCAGGGGATTATACTATTTGTTATTATAACAATAGAATCAAGACGACCCATGCACATCAGTTGGCGCTTTCAGTGGTTTATTACAGCCCAATTCAGTTTATGTACTGGTACGATAAACCTAGTTTTTATCAAGGAGAGAAAGAAATCGCATTCTTTGATAACGTAAAAACAGTTTGGGAGGATACGAAAATTTTAAATGGTGAAATAGGTAAGTATATTATAACAGCAAGAAAATCTGGAGATGATTGGTTTGTAGGAGGTATAACTAATAACGATGCTAGAGATGTTGTGGTCTATTTCGATTTTCTTGAAGCAAGAAAACAATATAAAGCAACACTGTATTACGATGACGATAAGTTAAATACGAGAACAAATGTTGGTATTCAAACATTAAAATTAAAAAGAGGAAAAACCATGAAATTACAGTTAAAACCTTCAGGAGGTTTTGCCATTCATATACAAGAAATAGAATAG
- a CDS encoding glycosyl hydrolase family 28 protein translates to MKKSLSIIITLICFQISAQDNLVIYEVPGGYKYSAHNDDFTVLVREPDGVWKDLFEYEVEVDLDTKSKASMVHFDFDKKVELKVRKNNGIIYNVDIRPKSSGVNPTVKGNEITFMLDKSMNLSLEINGDKLHNLHIFANPIEKNRPDPNDPNVIYFGPGVHQPNDQPGDVYHIPSGKTVYVHGGAIIKAKFLVNKAEDVKIIGRGIVMQPERGVEIRYSKNVTVDGLIFINPKHYTIYGGETNGLTIKNIKSFSSQGWSDGIDLMSCSNVEIDKVFMRNSDDCIAIYAHRWGFYGDARNYEIKNSILWADIAHPTNIGIHGNAEQEGEIIENIHFYNIDILEHDEDDRNYQGCLAISGSDKNLIKNIKYEDIRIDNIQEGQLFNFRVFFNEKYSAAPGRNIEGVVLKNITYTGRLPNPSLIQGYSENEQIINVTIQNLKINDKVISKQDDTFFTIGEFTNDIKFKK, encoded by the coding sequence ATGAAAAAATCATTAAGTATTATTATTACATTGATATGTTTCCAAATTTCAGCACAAGATAATCTTGTTATTTATGAAGTTCCTGGAGGATATAAATATTCAGCACATAATGACGATTTTACCGTTTTGGTAAGAGAGCCAGATGGAGTATGGAAAGACCTTTTTGAATATGAAGTAGAGGTGGATTTAGATACAAAGTCCAAAGCATCTATGGTTCATTTTGACTTTGATAAAAAAGTAGAATTAAAGGTTAGAAAGAATAATGGTATAATTTATAATGTTGATATTAGACCAAAATCATCTGGTGTAAATCCAACTGTAAAAGGAAATGAAATTACTTTTATGCTTGATAAATCTATGAACCTCTCTTTGGAAATTAATGGAGATAAGCTTCATAATCTACACATATTTGCAAACCCCATAGAAAAAAATAGACCCGACCCGAATGATCCTAATGTTATTTATTTTGGACCTGGAGTGCATCAACCAAACGATCAGCCGGGAGATGTTTATCATATTCCTTCTGGTAAAACGGTCTATGTTCATGGTGGAGCTATTATAAAAGCGAAGTTTTTAGTAAATAAAGCTGAGGACGTAAAAATTATAGGTAGAGGCATTGTAATGCAACCTGAAAGAGGTGTCGAAATTAGGTATTCCAAAAATGTCACTGTTGATGGTTTAATATTCATCAACCCAAAACACTATACCATATATGGAGGAGAGACAAACGGATTAACCATTAAAAATATAAAATCATTTAGTAGCCAAGGCTGGAGCGATGGTATCGATTTAATGTCGTGTTCTAATGTAGAAATTGACAAGGTATTTATGCGGAATTCAGATGACTGTATTGCAATTTATGCACATCGTTGGGGGTTTTATGGAGATGCTAGAAATTATGAAATAAAAAACTCAATTCTTTGGGCCGATATTGCACATCCTACTAATATTGGTATCCATGGAAATGCAGAGCAAGAGGGAGAAATTATAGAAAATATACATTTTTATAATATCGATATTTTAGAACACGATGAAGACGATCGTAATTATCAAGGTTGTTTGGCTATTAGTGGCAGTGATAAAAACTTGATTAAAAATATTAAATACGAAGACATTCGAATAGACAATATACAGGAAGGTCAACTATTTAATTTTAGAGTTTTTTTTAATGAAAAATATAGTGCTGCTCCAGGTAGAAATATAGAAGGAGTAGTACTTAAAAATATTACCTATACAGGTAGACTTCCAAATCCGTCCTTAATTCAGGGGTATAGTGAAAATGAACAGATTATAAATGTAACCATACAAAACTTAAAAATTAACGATAAAGTGATTTCAAAACAAGATGACACTTTTTTTACCATCGGTGAATTTACGAATGATATAAAATTTAAAAAATGA
- a CDS encoding T9SS type A sorting domain-containing protein, with amino-acid sequence MELSNGLRTTSIKIYNTLGSLVLDKKVNANAKSITINHNLKAGVYFVNTGNKSIRLIAK; translated from the coding sequence ATAGAATTAAGTAATGGATTAAGGACGACATCGATAAAAATATATAATACATTAGGTAGCTTAGTATTAGATAAAAAAGTAAATGCTAATGCTAAAAGCATAACAATAAATCATAATTTAAAAGCTGGCGTTTATTTTGTAAATACAGGTAATAAATCAATTAGGTTGATAGCGAAATAG
- a CDS encoding alginate lyase family protein: MIINKMKIKIRTNQYVMVMALLVSVMLACANDDTGISETQVTIDAVATDDILDAQERAQVTQTISGSASGGYVEDGNAVAIIVNGVTYSTTLSSGIFSAEVSTRDIVKDTDKRIVVLVTSITQTGNDVVKGTSKLVTIDGEVELKEFTHPGLLVNQDAFNRIKAKVDAGTEPWISGWNKLITNPHASLNYNPSPVVKLIRGGGSREEPESDNYSTAFNDAAAAFQTAIRWKVTGDDAYADKSIQILNAWASTCESISGDSNRALAAGIYGYQFANAAEIMRDYEGWSVEDFTDFKKWIVDVFYTVSKDFIDTHYNTCLSHYWANWDLANIANILSISVLIENEEMYDFALNYLKTGDGNGNLNKAIYYIHPDGLGQLQESGRDQGHALLCVGFFGDLARMAYNQGEDLFAYDDNRILKGAEYAAKYNVASLSVPYEPYNNCDNVNQTVISDVGRGNERPIWENLYNHYVVKMGYDSPYLKFAAETYRAEGGGGDYGPNSGGFDSLGFGTLLYSE, from the coding sequence ATGATTATTAATAAAATGAAAATAAAGATTCGCACAAACCAATATGTTATGGTTATGGCCTTGCTTGTATCGGTAATGTTGGCATGCGCTAACGATGATACTGGAATTTCTGAAACTCAAGTAACCATAGACGCTGTAGCTACGGATGATATTCTCGATGCACAGGAAAGAGCCCAAGTAACGCAAACCATAAGTGGTTCAGCCTCTGGAGGCTATGTTGAAGATGGTAACGCCGTAGCCATTATCGTTAACGGGGTTACTTATTCAACAACATTATCCAGTGGCATTTTTTCTGCCGAAGTGTCCACAAGAGATATTGTGAAGGACACCGATAAGCGGATTGTTGTTTTAGTAACATCAATAACCCAGACGGGTAATGACGTTGTAAAAGGAACTTCTAAGTTGGTTACTATTGATGGAGAAGTAGAATTGAAAGAGTTTACCCACCCAGGTCTTTTGGTAAACCAAGATGCTTTTAATAGAATTAAAGCTAAAGTAGATGCTGGTACTGAACCTTGGATTTCTGGTTGGAATAAATTAATTACCAATCCGCACGCTTCTTTAAATTATAACCCTAGTCCAGTGGTAAAGTTGATAAGGGGAGGAGGTTCTAGAGAAGAACCAGAGTCAGATAATTACAGCACGGCTTTTAATGATGCAGCAGCTGCTTTCCAAACAGCCATTAGATGGAAGGTAACAGGAGACGATGCTTATGCCGATAAGTCTATCCAAATTTTAAATGCATGGGCTTCTACATGCGAAAGTATTAGTGGTGATAGTAATAGAGCGCTTGCAGCAGGAATTTACGGGTATCAATTTGCCAATGCAGCTGAAATAATGAGAGATTATGAGGGGTGGTCAGTAGAGGATTTTACAGATTTTAAAAAGTGGATTGTTGATGTATTTTATACCGTAAGTAAAGATTTTATCGACACCCATTACAATACGTGTCTTAGCCACTATTGGGCTAACTGGGATTTAGCGAACATCGCAAATATTTTATCGATTAGCGTTTTGATCGAAAATGAAGAAATGTACGATTTCGCCCTAAACTATCTAAAAACAGGTGATGGTAACGGTAACTTAAATAAGGCTATTTATTATATCCACCCTGATGGTTTAGGGCAGTTACAGGAGAGTGGTCGAGACCAAGGTCATGCTTTGCTTTGTGTTGGTTTTTTTGGCGATTTGGCAAGAATGGCTTATAACCAAGGTGAAGATTTATTTGCCTATGATGATAACAGAATATTGAAAGGAGCTGAATATGCTGCAAAATATAATGTGGCTAGCCTTTCAGTACCTTATGAACCTTACAATAACTGCGACAATGTAAACCAAACGGTTATAAGTGATGTTGGTAGAGGTAATGAAAGACCTATTTGGGAAAATCTATACAACCATTATGTGGTAAAAATGGGTTATGATTCTCCATATTTGAAATTTGCAGCCGAAACATACCGTGCCGAAGGCGGCGGTGGAGATTACGGACCAAATAGTGGCGGGTTCGATTCCTTAGGATTTGGAACCTTATTATATTCAGAATAA